The Mesorhizobium sp. NBSH29 genome has a segment encoding these proteins:
- a CDS encoding phosphatase PAP2 family protein codes for MTRSTLPIWRRIEFTVLLAALTVGGGIWGFVELLEVARDKTAHSFDTRILLAFRTPGDPSDPIGPGWVEEAMRDLTALGSTAILLFIVVTVLLYLLLDGKRRAALFILLAVAGGQVLSSFLKLGVERPRPDLVSHMAEVYTLSFPSGHAMLSAVTYLTLGSLMAHILQRRTLKIYVLSVAVIATLLVGISRVYLGVHWPTDVLAGWCAGTAWAMLCWLIAHGLQSSRARPLD; via the coding sequence ATGACACGTAGCACACTTCCGATCTGGCGAAGGATCGAGTTTACCGTACTTTTGGCAGCACTGACTGTAGGCGGCGGGATTTGGGGGTTTGTCGAACTTCTCGAGGTTGCGCGTGACAAGACTGCCCACAGCTTCGACACGCGCATCCTGCTGGCATTTCGTACTCCAGGTGACCCCAGTGATCCGATCGGACCTGGATGGGTTGAGGAGGCCATGCGTGATCTGACAGCACTCGGTTCGACCGCCATCCTGCTGTTCATCGTGGTAACTGTGCTGTTGTACCTGCTGCTTGATGGAAAGCGGCGCGCGGCGCTTTTCATTCTTCTGGCGGTAGCGGGCGGCCAGGTTTTGAGTAGTTTTCTCAAATTGGGGGTAGAGCGGCCCAGACCCGACCTCGTGTCGCACATGGCCGAAGTTTACACGTTGAGCTTTCCCAGCGGTCACGCAATGCTGTCGGCGGTTACGTATCTCACGCTCGGCTCGCTGATGGCGCACATCCTGCAGCGGCGGACCCTAAAGATCTACGTACTTTCGGTGGCCGTCATCGCAACGCTTCTGGTCGGCATCAGTCGGGTCTATCTCGGCGTTCACTGGCCAACTGATGTGCTCGCTGGATGGTGCGCCGGTACCGCCTGGGCAATGCTGTGCTGGCTCATCGCCCATGGCCTGCAAAGCAGCAGGGCACGACCTCTGGACTAG